One part of the Prunus persica cultivar Lovell chromosome G5, Prunus_persica_NCBIv2, whole genome shotgun sequence genome encodes these proteins:
- the LOC18777289 gene encoding cation/H(+) antiporter 1 — MEATHKFVCQDDLVNPLSSMGMQVACILVISHFFHILLKALGQPGPIAQILAGLVLGPSGLSNITEIKEFFFQASAAEYYEMFGFFCRILFMFLFGLEMDFAYVRRNLRVVCIVAYGGAFLASLFGLTASFFIYKHLLAENAKLNASFVFCTMLLVSYTSSPVVNRLAAELRFATSDIGRLATSSAMVVELTCLLVFNLIIAFTRLTALRDGFFILLGLVPMLFAFKYLAVWLNKRNRKQKYLRNPEVFLILSILIAGSMLIEMAMFNSVIACFVAGLAFPKEGKTARTLLHKLTYSVHNFVLPVYFGYIGFQFDASHLKSLTNILIIAILVLLSLGSKISGTLAVCHFLKIPLNEGVFLGFVLNLKGHADLLFVGSASKALITWNPAAYNLLLITVVINTVISGPVVALLIRREEKLFTHTHTSLGFEPENPDQNELRLLACVYGPRHISAILSVIATIRGTQTASIMPYMAHLIELNQKRRTNVSYHELEAEEMSDEEDYGGNDVLEIHAAVDAFTAETQILINLNKAVSTLSNLHEEVCNAAEDLRATIILLPFHKHQRIDGKMESGKDAVRTTNQKILRHAPSSVGMIVEKGLAGALGFSQLFTVDIMQHVATLFFGGPDDREAIAWSTRIANHPRVNLTVVRFLATESSNTRNMKVENETGGNSDIEVYMALSSLETGNDIDNAFLNDFYNGYVASGKVGYVEKQVNNGAETVAALRDIGDLYSLFIVGRGGRGHSPLTTELSDWEECPELGTVGDLLASSDFNINGSILVVQQHRNSKKELVDD, encoded by the exons ATGGAGGCTACTCACAAATTCGTGTGCCAAGACGATTTGGTCAACCCACTTTCCTCCATGGGAATGCAAGTAGCTTGCATCCTTGTCATCTCACACTTCTTTCACATTTTGCTCAAGGCCTTAGGTCAACCAGGCCCCATTGCCCAGATTCTT GCTGGTTTGGTGTTGGGTCCTTCAGGGTTGTCTAATATTacagaaataaaagaattcTTCTTTCAAGCTTCTGCTGCAGAATACTATGAGATGTTTGGGTTCTTCTGCCGGATCCTCTTTATGTTCCTCTTCGGTTTGGAGATGGACTTTGCCTATGTACGCCGCAACCTGCGCGTAGTGTGCATCGTAGCCTACGGTGGTGCCTTCTTAGCCAGCCTTTTCGGCCTTACCGCCTCCTTCTTTATCTACAAACACTTACTGGCTGAGAATGCCAAGCTGAATGCTAGCTTTGTCTTCTGCACCATGCTATTGGTGTCCTACACCTCCTCACCAGTCGTCAACCGCTTAGCAGCAGAGTTAAGGTTTGCAACATCAGACATTGGCCGCTTGGCAACATCTTCTGCCATGGTCGTTGAGCTCACTTGCTTACTTGTTTTTAATCTGATCATTGCCTTCACAAGACTAACTGCCTTGAGGGACGGCTTCTTCATCCTCCTCGGCTTGGTTCCCATGCTTTTCGCATTCAAGTACTTGGCAGTGTGGTTGAACAAACGAAACAGAAAGCAGAAGTACCTTAGAAACCCAGAAGTGTTTCTCATTTTGTCGATTCTAATCGCGGGTTCGATGCTCATTGAAATGGCCATGTTTAATAGTGTGATAGCTTGTTTTGTTGCTGGCCTGGCTTTCCCCAAGGAAGGCAAGACGGCAAGAACTTTGTTGCACAAGCTTACTTACTCTGTCCACAACTTTGTGTTGCCTGTTTACTTTGGCTATATTGGGTTCCAATTTGATGCGAGCCATTTGAAGAGCTTGACCAACATATTGATTATTGCCATACTTGTGTTGTTGAGCCTCGGCAGCAAGATTAGTGGCACTCTTGCGGTTTGCCACTTTTTGAAGATCCCTTTAAACGAAGGGGTTTTTCTTGGCTTTGTGTTGAACTTGAAGGGACATGCCGATCTCTTGTTCGTTGGCAGCGCCTCGAAGGCTCTAATT ACTTGGAACCCAGCGGCTTACAATCTGTTACTAATAACAGTTGTGATTAACACTGTAATCTCAGGGCCAGTTGTGGCTTTGTTaataagaagagaagaaaaactcttcactcacacacacacctcCCTCGGCTTTGAGCCCGAAAATCCCGACCAAAACGAGCTCCGCCTCCTCGCCTGCGTCTACGGTCCCCGCCACATCTCTGCCATCCTCTCCGTCATCGCCACCATCCGCGGCACCCAAACAGCATCCATCATGCCCTACATGGCTCACCTTATCGAGCTCAACCAAAAACGACGCACCAACGTGTCGTATCACGAGCTCGAAGCCGAGGAAATGAGCGACGAGGAAGACTACGGCGGCAACGACGTCCTCGAAATCCATGCAGCCGTCGACGCCTTCACTGCCGAGACCCAGATCCTAATCAACCTCAACAAGGCCGTGTCCACGTTGTCGAATTTACATGAGGAGGTGTGTAACGCAGCCGAGGACTTGCGTGCGACGATTATTTTGCTGCCGTTTCACAAGCACCAAAGGATCGACGGCAAAATGGAGTCCGGGAAGGACGCTGTACGGACCACGAATCAAAAGATTCTTCGTCACGCCCCGAGCTCTGTCGGGATGATCGTCGAGAAAGGGCTGGCCGGGGCGTTAGGGTTTTCGCAGTTGTTTACCGTGGACATTATGCAACATGTTGCGACGCTATTTTTCGGGGGGCCCGATGACCGCGAGGCCATTGCTTGGAGTACAAGGATCGCAAACCATCCAAGGGTTAACTTGACGGTGGTTAGGTTTTTGGCGACGGAGTCATCCAACACTCGGAATATGAAGGTGGAGAATGAAACGGGAGGCAATAGTGATATTGAGGTTTACATGGCCTTGTCGAGTTTAGAAACGGGCAATGACATTGACAATGCCTTTCTCAATGACTTCTATAATGG GTATGTGGCGTCTGGTAAAGTTGGGTACGTAGAGAAGCAGGTAAATAATGGAGCAGAAACAGTGGCAGCCCTAAGAGACATTGGAGACTTGTACTCTCTGTTTATAGTAGGGAGGGGTGGTCGAGGACACTCACCATTGACAACCGAGCTCAGTGATTGGGAAGAGTGCCCTGAACTTGGAACAGTAGGAGATCTCTTGGCTTCTTCAGACTTCAATATCAATGGCTCAATCTTGGTCGTCCAACAACATAGAAATTCCAAGAAAGAACTTGTAGATGATTAG
- the LOC18777288 gene encoding uncharacterized protein LOC18777288 — protein MLRQRLIQTVRTRDGSATGPSRWTCPGHEEQPKGYLFNRTPLSPGQTRKWEDWELPCYVTSFLTIVILGVGLNSKPDLSIETKHFRCIRGQVPFSAFNWGCWNVCRTVGQA, from the coding sequence ATGCTCCGCCAGCGCCTCATCCAGACTGTCCGAACTCGCGACGGTTCAGCCACAGGTCCGAGCCGATGGACCTGCCCGGGCCACGAGGAGCAACCCAAAGGTTACCTCTTCAACCGGACCCCGTTGTCCCCAGGCCAGACTCGAAAATGGGAGGACTGGGAGCTCCCTTGTTACGTCACCAGCTTCCTCACCATCGTTATCCTTGGCGTCGGCCTCAACTCTAAGCCTGATCTCAGCATCGAGACCAAGCACTTCAGGTGCATAAGAGGCCAAGTACCATTCTCTGCTTTCAACTGGGGCTGTTGGAATGTATGCAGGACAGTTGGCCAGGCTTAG